Proteins from a single region of Paenibacillus sp. BIHB 4019:
- a CDS encoding acyltransferase family protein yields the protein MSPIKKELVSEIYWLRAIACLFVILNHALGNNLALYFSGQEGIAFYLLKIFQMAILFGTGTFVFISEFLNAKTYHGKPPQGFFQKRALFLLIPFLFMSFIFAIFDTAQNGAFTFASYSIEAVKNIFLGDFVLWFILLLFQIHILHFLFNRYASKLKPLTVIVASFVLNFGYLAYFSATAPGSSVVTTYIWERGYWLLAVGWIFYFTLAYYAGRHFEQVKLFISKQGVWLFAIIPVCFIAVMGFQQQGIFTIISSKRPDMMLYTIAMIGLILYLSGKTRSVPRFIMLISKYSFSLYLLHMIVMKLLLQFLPKTNFAVSFVVCYVGSIAVSLVVANLLNRFSFGKYLVGNLLKTPKQDASAKPALQVGERAV from the coding sequence GTGAGTCCGATTAAAAAGGAATTAGTTAGTGAAATTTATTGGCTGCGAGCAATTGCCTGTTTATTTGTCATTTTAAACCATGCTTTGGGCAATAATTTGGCGCTGTATTTCAGCGGGCAGGAAGGGATCGCCTTCTATTTGCTCAAAATTTTTCAAATGGCTATTTTATTTGGTACTGGTACATTTGTATTTATATCTGAATTTTTGAATGCCAAAACGTATCATGGCAAACCGCCACAAGGCTTTTTTCAAAAAAGGGCGCTCTTTTTGCTTATTCCGTTTCTGTTCATGAGCTTCATATTTGCTATTTTTGATACGGCTCAAAATGGTGCCTTTACGTTTGCCTCCTATTCCATCGAAGCGGTCAAAAATATTTTTCTAGGCGACTTCGTGCTTTGGTTCATCCTATTGCTATTCCAAATTCATATTCTCCACTTTCTCTTTAATCGTTATGCCAGCAAGCTTAAACCGCTAACGGTTATAGTCGCTTCATTTGTGCTGAACTTCGGTTATTTGGCATATTTCAGTGCGACAGCCCCAGGCTCATCCGTTGTCACTACATACATTTGGGAAAGAGGCTACTGGCTGCTCGCCGTCGGCTGGATTTTTTATTTTACCTTGGCTTATTATGCTGGAAGGCATTTTGAACAGGTAAAGCTATTTATTAGTAAACAAGGCGTTTGGCTGTTTGCGATTATCCCCGTCTGCTTTATTGCCGTGATGGGCTTTCAGCAGCAAGGCATTTTCACCATTATATCCTCGAAACGCCCCGATATGATGCTCTATACGATCGCCATGATTGGGCTGATCCTCTATCTATCAGGTAAAACCCGCTCCGTGCCGAGATTCATTATGCTCATTAGTAAATATTCGTTCAGCCTCTACCTATTGCACATGATTGTCATGAAGCTGCTGCTCCAGTTTTTGCCGAAAACAAATTTCGCCGTTTCGTTTGTTGTTTGTTATGTGGGGAGCATTGCCGTCAGCCTTGTTGTCGCCAACCTGCTCAATCGTTTCTCATTCGGAAAATATTTGGTCGGCAACTTGTTGAAGACGCCAAAGCAGGATGCTTCGGCGAAGCCCGCGCTGCAAGTAGGAGAACGTGCCGTTTAA
- a CDS encoding TetR/AcrR family transcriptional regulator, translated as MSESKAAKTEKKLLACAKAEFLENGFAGANMRAIAQTAGMTTGAIYRYFADKNALFEAIVGPTANEIKHYFIELTNDQMTMLELKKQAAEFTDMEEGMRGVFDFIYERFDVFDLLINRSAGSSWENYIDSLVAFDLASTQAYIATMMQVGLLEQSPPANHLAILVKQSYKQIFEIVASRMNREEALGYLQLLIPFLYGGWSAILGKRP; from the coding sequence ATGTCGGAAAGCAAAGCTGCGAAAACCGAAAAAAAACTGCTCGCCTGCGCCAAGGCCGAGTTTTTGGAAAATGGCTTCGCCGGGGCTAATATGCGTGCAATCGCGCAAACAGCAGGAATGACAACCGGGGCGATATACCGCTATTTTGCTGATAAAAATGCGCTGTTTGAAGCAATAGTCGGCCCTACGGCTAATGAAATTAAACACTATTTTATAGAGCTGACGAATGACCAGATGACCATGCTTGAGTTAAAAAAACAGGCGGCGGAGTTTACAGATATGGAGGAAGGCATGCGGGGCGTATTTGATTTTATCTACGAGCGATTTGACGTATTTGATCTATTAATCAATCGTTCGGCAGGTTCATCCTGGGAAAATTATATCGATTCGCTTGTTGCTTTCGATCTCGCCTCCACCCAAGCTTATATTGCAACAATGATGCAGGTGGGCTTGCTGGAGCAAAGTCCTCCCGCCAATCACCTTGCTATTCTTGTCAAGCAAAGCTATAAGCAGATTTTTGAAATCGTAGCCTCAAGAATGAACCGCGAGGAAGCTTTAGGCTACTTGCAGCTGTTGATTCCCTTTTTGTATGGGGGATGGAGCGCGATTTTAGGAAAACGACCTTAA
- a CDS encoding VOC family protein — protein MNRFAIGHVLIKTRQLKLAVENFQKLGFTVTYRTNPAKAHNALIYFQDGSFLELFNPKPINLPEQLIRAIFQLLRPLHPAMVNRFLYYLNSQEGLNDYALDSVQPEQAEANVREITQAGAKLGKTVKKSKTLPDGRKQTWWLAVPEEPRLPFLMSAYDPEIACTEQEITHNNGAIGIDKLVIDVPDLEHWLGSNKLIFAGAEISRKDQQCEFVLGKKHTVVLRQAERYQLAEIHLLTTQLVEEAAPLQRDLAHGAAIFMKSV, from the coding sequence ATGAACCGCTTCGCGATTGGGCATGTCTTAATCAAAACTAGGCAGCTAAAGCTGGCTGTGGAAAATTTTCAAAAGCTCGGTTTCACCGTGACCTATCGGACAAACCCGGCAAAAGCGCATAATGCGCTCATCTATTTTCAGGATGGCTCCTTCCTTGAGCTGTTTAATCCTAAGCCGATCAATCTTCCAGAGCAGCTGATTCGAGCTATTTTCCAGTTGCTCCGCCCCCTCCATCCAGCTATGGTTAATCGTTTCCTCTATTATTTGAATAGTCAGGAGGGCTTAAATGATTATGCGCTGGATAGCGTTCAGCCGGAGCAGGCCGAGGCGAATGTGCGGGAAATCACTCAGGCTGGTGCCAAGCTCGGCAAAACGGTCAAAAAGAGTAAAACGTTGCCTGATGGACGCAAGCAAACCTGGTGGCTGGCCGTTCCGGAGGAACCTCGTTTGCCTTTTCTAATGAGTGCGTATGATCCGGAAATAGCGTGTACAGAGCAAGAAATTACCCATAATAATGGCGCGATTGGTATCGACAAGCTGGTCATTGATGTGCCCGACCTCGAACACTGGCTTGGGAGTAATAAGCTTATTTTTGCGGGAGCCGAGATTTCAAGGAAGGACCAGCAATGCGAGTTTGTTTTGGGCAAAAAGCATACCGTTGTGCTTCGGCAGGCTGAACGCTACCAATTAGCCGAAATCCATTTATTAACGACGCAGCTTGTAGAAGAAGCAGCTCCGCTCCAGCGGGATTTAGCCCATGGTGCCGCTATTTTCATGAAATCGGTTTAA
- a CDS encoding carbohydrate ABC transporter permease, whose translation MTKISWGERVFDGINVLVMLILIVITLYPMLYIIFSSLSEGNRLLSHTGLLLWPQGFSLEGYKAVLSNPTIMNGFRNTLFVLIAGLAINMTLTSLGAYFLSREGVLLQKPIMFFIVFTMFFQGGLVPFFLIVKSYGLLNSLWALILPTAMSTFNLIIMRTYFMAIPKEIEESAFLDGAGHFTILFRIFLPLSMPVVAVLILYYGVGHWNSWFNAMIFLRDQDLFPIQLVVRNIILENDSANMIGTTTLVQSRDVAETLKYAAIIVTTAPILLLYPFLQKYFVKGVMVGALKG comes from the coding sequence ATGACTAAAATTTCATGGGGCGAGCGTGTTTTTGATGGAATAAATGTGCTCGTTATGCTTATTTTAATTGTCATTACCTTGTATCCGATGCTTTATATTATATTTTCTTCGCTCAGCGAAGGAAATCGTCTTCTTTCACACACTGGCCTCTTGTTGTGGCCGCAAGGCTTTTCATTGGAGGGCTACAAAGCGGTATTAAGCAATCCAACAATTATGAATGGCTTTAGAAATACATTGTTTGTCCTGATCGCAGGCTTGGCGATTAATATGACGTTGACTTCATTAGGTGCCTATTTCCTCTCGCGCGAAGGCGTCCTGCTGCAAAAGCCGATTATGTTTTTTATCGTATTTACGATGTTTTTCCAAGGAGGCCTTGTGCCGTTCTTCCTCATTGTAAAATCGTATGGCTTGCTCAATTCGCTATGGGCGCTGATTTTGCCTACGGCGATGAGCACCTTCAACTTGATCATTATGCGCACCTACTTTATGGCGATCCCCAAAGAGATCGAGGAGTCGGCGTTTCTGGACGGCGCAGGGCATTTTACGATTTTGTTTCGGATCTTCCTCCCGTTGTCGATGCCGGTTGTCGCCGTGCTAATCTTGTATTATGGCGTCGGCCACTGGAACAGCTGGTTTAATGCGATGATCTTCCTGCGGGATCAGGACCTATTCCCGATTCAGCTCGTCGTCCGAAACATTATATTGGAAAATGACAGTGCGAATATGATTGGCACGACGACGCTCGTCCAAAGCCGAGATGTGGCTGAAACGCTGAAATACGCCGCGATCATTGTGACAACGGCTCCGATTTTATTATTGTATCCGTTTTTGCAAAAATATTTTGTCAAAGGGGTTATGGTTGGCGCATTGAAGGGCTAA
- a CDS encoding ABC transporter permease subunit produces MLATRLGKDLIRNKWLYVLILPVLLYYVLFHYVPMYGAIIAFKQFIPAKGILGSDWVGLKHFESFFSSIYFFRVIKNTILLSFYNLLFGFPAPILLALLLNELKSSIFRRITQTITYMPHFITLVVVAGIIRYFTLSDGLINDVIAFFGGERLSFLQQPGAFRPIYIISEIWQQIGWGTIIYLAAISGIDQQQYEAAKIDGASKLQQIRHITLPGMLPTIMIMLILALGNIMNVGFEKIILLYSASIYETADVISTYVYRKGILEFNYGYSAAVGLFNSVINFGILLLANYFSKRVSKNSLW; encoded by the coding sequence ATGCTCGCAACTAGACTGGGGAAAGACCTGATCCGCAATAAATGGTTATATGTGCTCATTCTTCCTGTGCTGCTCTACTATGTGCTGTTTCATTATGTTCCAATGTATGGGGCGATTATTGCCTTCAAGCAGTTCATTCCAGCCAAAGGCATACTCGGCAGCGACTGGGTTGGACTTAAGCATTTTGAAAGCTTTTTCTCCAGCATCTATTTCTTTCGCGTCATAAAAAACACGATTTTGCTAAGCTTTTATAATTTGTTATTCGGTTTTCCTGCCCCTATTTTGCTCGCTTTGCTATTAAATGAGCTCAAAAGCTCGATTTTTCGGCGCATTACCCAGACGATTACGTACATGCCCCATTTTATTACACTCGTCGTGGTAGCAGGCATTATCCGTTATTTTACGCTTTCAGATGGACTTATTAATGATGTGATTGCTTTTTTTGGCGGAGAACGTCTTTCTTTTCTGCAGCAGCCTGGAGCTTTCCGTCCTATTTATATTATCAGTGAAATATGGCAGCAGATTGGCTGGGGGACAATTATTTATTTGGCGGCTATTTCTGGCATAGACCAGCAGCAATATGAAGCAGCTAAAATAGACGGAGCATCCAAGCTGCAGCAAATTAGGCATATTACTTTGCCCGGCATGCTCCCGACGATCATGATTATGCTTATACTGGCCCTTGGAAATATTATGAATGTCGGATTCGAGAAAATCATCCTTCTCTATAGCGCAAGCATTTACGAGACAGCTGATGTCATTTCGACCTACGTATACCGAAAAGGGATACTCGAATTCAACTATGGGTACAGCGCTGCCGTAGGCTTGTTTAACTCGGTCATTAACTTTGGAATATTGCTCCTGGCCAATTATTTCAGCAAACGGGTCAGCAAAAACAGTCTTTGGTAA
- a CDS encoding extracellular solute-binding protein: MLMAGCSDSSSSSNDESAVKSNPNNQSGGAFSYPMPGNAELSFMNEQLGSTPEAMPIDEEYEKRTGVKIKHLGGTPMTDQKFSLLLASGELPDIFLNTWLQYPGGPDRAVEQGYILKLNDLIDQYAPNLQKVLQENPDIDKMIKTDDGTYYAFPFIRSDAGRVYGGPIIRKDWLDELSLDIPETIEDWHTVLTAFKEKKKASSPVTFRSMFLGERTGGFAGAFGVMGNFYLNDGKVTYGYLEPQYKEYLRTMSQWYKEGLIDKDFASIDAATVDKKMSSGSSGATIGWQFYIEKYNAAAQETDPKANFVAVPYPAAAKGELPEFGQLDNAYAGTSSAAISATTANVEAAIRWLDYAYSAEGSMLNTYGLEGVTYKLENGKPVYTDLVVNNPNGLGSDQVMLQYSHGTNFPMIQQDNNLPAKYEQTTEALGIWKKTNHESHLLPPVTPTAEEADEMSSIMNDINALVKEAELKIILGNETADSYVKYVQQMKDLGIERALEIQQAAYERYLQR, translated from the coding sequence ATGCTAATGGCCGGTTGCAGCGATTCCAGCTCTAGCAGCAATGATGAAAGCGCTGTTAAGTCGAATCCGAATAATCAATCAGGCGGAGCCTTTTCTTATCCGATGCCAGGAAATGCAGAGCTCTCTTTTATGAATGAGCAGCTTGGCAGTACACCAGAAGCGATGCCGATTGATGAAGAATACGAGAAACGGACGGGGGTTAAAATCAAGCATTTGGGCGGAACGCCGATGACGGATCAAAAGTTCAGCCTGCTGCTCGCCTCGGGAGAGCTTCCTGATATTTTTCTAAATACTTGGCTTCAATATCCCGGCGGTCCTGACCGAGCTGTGGAGCAGGGGTATATATTAAAGCTGAATGATTTAATTGACCAATATGCGCCGAATTTACAGAAAGTGCTTCAGGAAAATCCCGACATCGACAAAATGATCAAGACGGATGACGGCACGTATTATGCATTCCCTTTCATTCGTTCCGATGCTGGCCGTGTATATGGAGGACCTATTATCCGCAAAGATTGGCTCGACGAGCTGAGCTTGGACATTCCCGAAACGATTGAGGATTGGCATACCGTATTGACGGCGTTCAAAGAGAAGAAAAAGGCCAGCTCGCCGGTGACGTTCCGGTCGATGTTTCTGGGCGAACGCACGGGCGGTTTTGCCGGCGCATTTGGCGTAATGGGCAACTTCTATCTGAATGACGGAAAAGTGACGTACGGCTATTTGGAGCCGCAATATAAAGAATATTTAAGGACGATGAGCCAGTGGTACAAGGAAGGGCTCATTGACAAGGACTTTGCTTCCATCGATGCGGCAACCGTTGATAAAAAAATGTCCTCCGGCAGCAGCGGCGCAACGATCGGCTGGCAGTTCTACATTGAAAAATACAATGCTGCGGCTCAGGAAACCGATCCGAAGGCGAACTTCGTGGCTGTCCCTTATCCAGCAGCGGCAAAAGGCGAGCTTCCGGAGTTCGGACAGCTGGACAATGCATATGCAGGCACGAGCTCGGCGGCTATTTCCGCTACGACGGCAAATGTAGAAGCGGCCATCCGCTGGCTGGATTACGCTTATTCCGCTGAAGGAAGCATGCTGAACACCTATGGCCTGGAGGGGGTCACGTACAAGCTGGAAAACGGCAAGCCTGTCTACACGGATTTGGTTGTCAACAACCCGAATGGACTCGGCAGCGACCAAGTGATGCTGCAATATTCGCATGGCACCAACTTCCCGATGATTCAGCAGGATAATAATCTGCCAGCGAAATATGAGCAGACGACAGAGGCACTCGGCATTTGGAAAAAAACGAACCATGAGAGCCATCTGCTGCCACCAGTGACACCAACGGCTGAGGAAGCGGATGAAATGAGCAGCATTATGAACGATATTAACGCTCTAGTTAAAGAAGCGGAGCTGAAAATTATTTTAGGCAATGAGACTGCCGACAGCTACGTTAAATATGTTCAGCAAATGAAGGATTTGGGCATTGAAAGAGCGCTGGAAATTCAGCAAGCTGCCTATGAACGTTATCTGCAACGTTAA
- a CDS encoding AraC family transcriptional regulator, protein MKQQKFVFSKSIAFRWIISYAIIMLIPLTVSAVVYTQTKKVVEYEIQRASGAMLKQVKYMVDSEINQAEKLAMLLSIHNDVNSFLNMNPDSAQQESFQIFKIQQELSKYKSANNFIKGIYLYSGKLDTILTDETYTDSALFYEMNRQSFNISQQEWQQLLDTPMIQSGKLKPFIQFKRVGNTVLLIKPLSNIKEKDTTRAVLFIALNSNTVQKMLANVDWVNNGDVYIVDQANQIMFQNNKIERPPIFSFVETDNKEADSSFLTIAGTENMVSFIASDTSDWKYVSVFPSDTFWEKAREIRNLNLLGLLVCFLIGGVVIYYVARRNYNPVRELVNVFSYAKQERSMWRADEFSFIRENALATIRERDDMSSREYKQLRVLQAYYLTRLLKGQAEEGLSAQEAAGRYHLNWSTEHFAVLLFDIQPGEASATSMNLSHFIVTNIMLDVAQEFHSLSFTDMDGMLAAVINIHPERISVWKEDMEQALVKTLEFTDQRYRLQIVMAGSEHEVGVAGIHHAYLQALEAQEYRLFSEENVSIWYGDIEPLEAEYYLSINDELAFINIIKTGDLEKATEKVDEILNQVFSSQSSIEMLKCAMIDLASSMMKSVPLEAQQAQIWEESRPMKRLLACTTRGEFRQELLQILQMVCHKINEKLSLLSNTGIGEQVAEYVEQNYDDINLSVSMIGAEFGITPQYVSRLFKEQMELGLHDFISQTRTSKAKLLLQQGASIEETSSKAGFSSSSAFIRVFKKYEGITPGKYKNLQ, encoded by the coding sequence ATGAAACAGCAGAAGTTTGTTTTTAGCAAAAGCATTGCGTTTAGGTGGATCATTTCCTATGCGATCATTATGCTCATTCCTTTGACGGTTAGCGCTGTCGTTTATACCCAAACGAAAAAAGTAGTAGAGTATGAAATCCAGCGAGCGAGTGGTGCGATGCTCAAACAGGTTAAATATATGGTCGACAGTGAAATTAACCAAGCGGAAAAGCTGGCTATGCTATTGTCTATTCATAATGACGTGAATTCTTTTCTGAATATGAACCCAGACTCCGCGCAGCAGGAGTCCTTTCAAATTTTCAAAATACAGCAGGAGCTGAGCAAATACAAATCTGCCAACAATTTTATCAAAGGGATCTATTTGTATTCCGGCAAGCTCGATACCATTCTAACAGATGAAACCTACACGGATTCGGCGTTATTTTACGAGATGAATCGTCAATCGTTTAACATCAGCCAGCAGGAATGGCAGCAACTTTTGGATACGCCGATGATCCAGTCGGGAAAGCTGAAGCCTTTTATCCAATTTAAACGGGTCGGAAATACGGTTTTATTAATTAAGCCATTGTCGAATATAAAGGAAAAGGACACTACGCGAGCCGTTTTATTCATCGCTTTAAATAGCAATACCGTTCAAAAAATGCTGGCCAACGTCGATTGGGTCAACAATGGCGATGTTTACATCGTCGATCAAGCGAACCAAATTATGTTTCAAAATAATAAAATCGAAAGACCGCCGATTTTCTCTTTTGTGGAGACGGACAATAAAGAAGCGGATTCCTCCTTTTTGACCATTGCCGGAACGGAAAATATGGTTTCCTTTATCGCTTCGGATACGTCTGACTGGAAGTATGTAAGCGTTTTCCCTTCGGATACCTTTTGGGAAAAAGCGAGGGAAATTCGCAATTTGAATTTGCTGGGCTTGCTGGTCTGTTTTTTAATTGGCGGGGTTGTCATTTATTATGTTGCGCGCCGAAATTATAATCCTGTTCGCGAGCTGGTCAATGTATTCTCCTACGCCAAGCAGGAGCGGAGCATGTGGCGGGCGGACGAGTTTTCATTTATTAGGGAAAATGCGCTGGCGACGATTCGCGAGCGTGATGATATGAGCAGCCGCGAATACAAGCAGCTTCGGGTGCTTCAGGCCTACTACTTAACGAGGCTGCTCAAAGGGCAGGCAGAGGAGGGCTTGTCGGCCCAAGAGGCGGCGGGGCGTTATCATTTGAATTGGAGCACCGAGCATTTTGCCGTGCTGCTGTTCGATATTCAGCCAGGCGAAGCAAGCGCGACGTCAATGAATTTATCCCATTTTATCGTAACGAATATTATGCTTGATGTTGCACAAGAGTTTCACAGCTTAAGCTTTACCGATATGGACGGCATGCTTGCTGCCGTTATTAACATTCATCCCGAGCGAATTTCCGTCTGGAAAGAGGATATGGAGCAGGCTTTGGTGAAAACGCTGGAATTTACCGATCAGCGCTACCGCTTGCAAATTGTGATGGCCGGGAGCGAGCACGAGGTTGGGGTAGCTGGCATCCACCATGCCTATTTGCAGGCGCTGGAAGCCCAAGAGTACCGATTATTTTCAGAAGAAAATGTGTCGATTTGGTATGGCGATATTGAGCCGCTGGAAGCGGAATATTATTTGTCGATCAACGATGAGCTTGCTTTCATCAATATTATTAAGACAGGGGATCTGGAAAAAGCGACAGAGAAGGTAGACGAAATTTTGAACCAAGTGTTCAGCAGCCAATCCTCTATTGAAATGCTCAAATGTGCGATGATCGATTTGGCAAGCTCGATGATGAAATCCGTTCCGCTTGAAGCGCAGCAGGCTCAAATATGGGAGGAATCGCGGCCGATGAAACGTCTGCTCGCCTGTACAACGAGGGGGGAATTCCGGCAGGAGCTGCTGCAAATTTTACAAATGGTGTGCCACAAAATCAATGAAAAGCTGTCCTTGCTATCCAATACGGGAATAGGAGAACAGGTGGCGGAGTATGTGGAGCAAAACTATGACGATATCAATCTTAGCGTATCGATGATTGGGGCCGAATTTGGCATTACCCCGCAATACGTATCGCGATTATTTAAAGAGCAGATGGAGCTCGGCTTGCATGACTTCATTAGTCAAACGCGCACTTCAAAGGCGAAATTGCTGCTTCAGCAAGGAGCAAGCATAGAGGAGACCTCGTCTAAAGCAGGCTTCTCCAGCAGCAGCGCCTTCATTCGCGTATTCAAGAAATATGAAGGGATTACGCCAGGCAAATATAAAAATCTACAATAA
- a CDS encoding Nif3-like dinuclear metal center hexameric protein produces the protein MNITIGQVIKDLKAGIDVAAPTVDQLSFGHERTVVTGIVTAFSATHSIIEQAYALGANLIVSHEGFFYSHHEAGDWLRNDAVVEAKAAFIEKTGVGIFRFHDYMHSYQPDIVLTGLLRKLGWMAAETQRAEAIVDIPAMQLAEVADYLKSKLNIPYVRAAGEPTMLCKRVGVLVGYRGGGSSAIPLLQQQNVDLIIAGEGPEWETPEYIRDALHQGHSKALIMLGHAESEEPGMEYLAEMLAEKYPKLPVYFLADAPVFQVF, from the coding sequence ATGAACATCACCATTGGCCAAGTGATAAAGGATTTGAAAGCAGGCATAGATGTGGCTGCTCCAACCGTGGATCAATTGAGCTTTGGGCACGAGCGTACCGTAGTGACAGGCATCGTTACAGCCTTTTCGGCTACCCATTCTATTATTGAGCAGGCATATGCTTTGGGCGCCAATTTAATTGTATCGCACGAGGGCTTTTTTTATAGCCACCATGAGGCTGGAGATTGGCTGCGCAACGACGCTGTTGTTGAGGCCAAAGCGGCTTTCATTGAAAAAACAGGTGTCGGCATTTTTCGCTTCCATGATTATATGCATAGCTACCAGCCGGACATTGTCTTGACCGGTTTGCTGCGCAAGCTCGGTTGGATGGCAGCCGAAACGCAGCGAGCTGAGGCAATTGTAGATATACCCGCTATGCAGCTCGCCGAAGTGGCTGATTATTTGAAAAGCAAGCTGAACATTCCCTATGTGCGGGCAGCAGGTGAACCCACGATGCTGTGCAAACGCGTAGGTGTTCTGGTAGGATATAGAGGCGGCGGAAGCTCAGCGATTCCATTGCTCCAGCAACAAAATGTGGATTTGATTATAGCTGGCGAAGGACCGGAATGGGAAACGCCAGAATATATAAGGGATGCGCTGCACCAAGGGCACAGCAAAGCGCTCATTATGCTTGGCCATGCCGAGAGCGAAGAGCCGGGGATGGAATATTTAGCTGAAATGCTAGCGGAGAAGTATCCGAAGCTTCCGGTTTATTTTTTGGCAGATGCCCCTGTATTCCAAGTGTTCTAA
- a CDS encoding NAD(P)-dependent alcohol dehydrogenase, with amino-acid sequence MNEQSVAGLEREQLPQTMKAAVMTEPGAIVLQELPIPSIGDREVLVKVMAVGICGSDLHYYEHGRIGRFIVEKPLILGHECAGMIAAVGKKVSSVTVGTRVAIEPGTTCGHCSACKEGRYNLCLDVSFLATPPIDGAFVQYLAVREDMVFPIPDQLSYEEAALNEPFSVGIHAARRSKLQPGDTVAIMGMGPVGLMAVAAAKAFGAAQIFVSDMEEIRLEAALKMGATHAIHAKNEDPASVVKSLTGGKGVDVAWETAGNPHALRSALYSLRRGGRLAIVGLPPQDETPLSITFIADNEIDLYGIFRYANTYPSGISFLSSDSIDAGFLITDRYPLAKTQEALERAIHNKSGSLKVVVYPNE; translated from the coding sequence ATGAATGAGCAGAGTGTAGCAGGATTAGAACGAGAGCAGCTGCCTCAAACGATGAAAGCGGCCGTTATGACGGAGCCGGGTGCAATTGTTTTGCAAGAGCTGCCAATCCCTTCAATTGGGGACAGAGAAGTGTTAGTCAAGGTGATGGCTGTCGGCATTTGCGGCTCGGATCTGCATTATTATGAGCATGGACGAATTGGCCGCTTTATCGTAGAAAAGCCGCTTATTCTCGGACATGAATGTGCAGGAATGATAGCAGCTGTCGGGAAAAAGGTGAGCTCCGTCACGGTAGGTACACGGGTCGCTATAGAGCCAGGGACGACGTGCGGCCATTGCAGCGCTTGCAAGGAAGGGCGCTATAACCTTTGCCTTGACGTGAGCTTTCTGGCAACTCCGCCGATAGACGGCGCTTTCGTGCAATATTTGGCAGTTCGGGAGGATATGGTGTTTCCGATTCCCGACCAATTGTCTTATGAGGAGGCTGCGCTTAACGAGCCGTTTTCGGTGGGCATTCACGCGGCGAGAAGAAGCAAGCTGCAGCCCGGAGATACGGTAGCGATTATGGGCATGGGTCCGGTAGGGCTCATGGCGGTTGCCGCGGCAAAAGCTTTCGGAGCCGCACAAATATTTGTGAGCGATATGGAAGAAATCCGCTTGGAAGCCGCTTTGAAGATGGGAGCTACCCATGCCATTCATGCCAAGAACGAGGACCCGGCCAGCGTCGTGAAGAGTCTGACCGGAGGCAAAGGAGTGGATGTGGCTTGGGAAACAGCCGGCAATCCCCATGCGCTTCGTTCAGCATTATATTCGCTGCGCCGGGGAGGGAGGCTTGCGATCGTCGGACTGCCTCCGCAGGATGAAACGCCGCTGAGCATTACCTTTATCGCGGACAATGAAATTGATTTGTACGGTATTTTCCGCTATGCTAATACCTATCCTAGCGGCATATCCTTTTTATCATCCGATTCCATAGATGCGGGCTTTCTCATTACCGACCGTTATCCGCTGGCCAAGACGCAGGAGGCACTAGAACGGGCTATTCATAATAAGAGCGGCAGCTTGAAGGTCGTCGTTTATCCGAATGAGTAA